In Anaerolineales bacterium, the following proteins share a genomic window:
- a CDS encoding PaaI family thioesterase codes for MTQKSFQEYYPESYAHCYGCGTLNEHGHHIKSYWDGDESVCHFTPKPYHIAIPGYVYGGLLASLIDCHGTGTAAGVAYRAAKETDPNSEPNTRFLTASLHVDYLKPTPLGIELEVRGKVKEHKGRKVVIEEWIVANGIVTVRGEVVAVQVPTSLVEELLKGKQG; via the coding sequence ATGACCCAAAAATCCTTCCAAGAATACTACCCCGAATCCTATGCCCACTGTTACGGATGCGGCACGCTCAACGAGCATGGGCATCACATCAAAAGTTATTGGGACGGCGATGAATCCGTCTGTCATTTCACGCCGAAGCCGTACCACATCGCCATCCCGGGCTACGTCTACGGCGGACTGCTCGCCTCGCTGATTGACTGTCACGGTACAGGGACAGCCGCCGGAGTCGCGTATCGCGCCGCGAAAGAAACCGACCCGAACTCCGAACCCAACACGCGCTTCCTCACCGCGTCCCTGCACGTGGATTATCTCAAGCCGACGCCGCTCGGCATCGAACTCGAAGTGCGCGGCAAAGTGAAAGAACACAAGGGACGCAAAGTCGTCATCGAAGAATGGATCGTGGCAAACGGCATCGTCACTGTCCGTGGGGAAGTGGTCGCGGTGCAAGTACCCACGTCGCTGGTGGAGGAGTTGTTGAAGGGAAAGCAGGGCTAG
- a CDS encoding VWA domain-containing protein, with the protein MPQDVFANTSANWWEGGQKVKPSEKFQPRKLNTPLDKLTRKQAGRRSLTKTERKHGRYIKARPAGEKKDDIAFDATFRAAAPHQKKRTEKRKRLAFAIEKGDLQRKIRVKRVANLVLFLVDASWSMAVAERMNATKGAILSLLTDAYQRRDRVGLIVFQKDRATLVLPPTNSVQLAQRALMDIPVGGKTPLSAGLFLAADVLRQEKLHHPDIEPLLIVLTDGAGNVSIGALPPQEESYKFAELIANEKIKCVVINMEHAAFDQGLAQQLANHLKSPCYALSELKAENLYHAVKDEMAKPMKK; encoded by the coding sequence ATGCCGCAGGATGTGTTCGCGAACACGTCGGCGAATTGGTGGGAGGGCGGACAGAAAGTGAAACCGAGCGAAAAGTTTCAGCCGCGTAAACTAAACACGCCGCTCGATAAACTCACGCGCAAACAGGCGGGTCGACGTTCGCTGACCAAGACCGAGCGCAAGCACGGACGCTACATCAAGGCGCGTCCCGCAGGCGAGAAGAAAGACGACATCGCCTTCGACGCCACGTTCCGCGCCGCCGCGCCACATCAGAAAAAACGCACTGAAAAAAGAAAACGACTCGCCTTCGCTATCGAGAAGGGAGATTTGCAACGCAAGATACGCGTCAAGCGCGTGGCGAATCTGGTCTTGTTTCTGGTGGATGCGTCGTGGTCTATGGCAGTCGCCGAGCGGATGAACGCGACGAAGGGCGCGATCCTTTCGTTGTTGACCGACGCTTATCAACGCCGCGACCGTGTTGGATTGATCGTCTTCCAAAAAGACCGCGCGACGCTTGTTCTCCCTCCAACCAATTCTGTGCAACTCGCCCAACGCGCGCTGATGGACATCCCCGTCGGCGGGAAGACTCCGCTCTCGGCGGGCTTATTCCTCGCGGCGGACGTGTTGCGGCAGGAGAAACTCCATCACCCCGATATCGAACCGTTGTTGATTGTCCTGACCGATGGGGCAGGAAATGTGTCCATTGGCGCGTTGCCCCCGCAGGAAGAATCGTATAAATTCGCTGAGTTGATCGCAAACGAGAAGATCAAATGCGTGGTCATCAACATGGAACATGCCGCTTTCGATCAGGGACTCGCGCAGCAATTGGCGAATCATCTCAAAAGTCCGTGCTACGCGCTGAGCGAGTTGAAAGCGGAGAATTTGTATCACGCGGTGAAGGATGAGATGGCGAAGCCGATGAAGAAATAG
- a CDS encoding ATP-binding protein, translated as MPPIFPFTAIVGQERMRRALILNAVDTRIGGVLIRGERGTAKSTAARSLAALLPKVKVVDDCRFGCDPDRPNSWCTECKERFSGNKSVPSHTRTTPFVNLPVSATEDRVVGTLDIEQAIQKGERHFEPGVLAGANRGLLYIDEVNLLDDHVVDVLLDSAAMGTNMVEREGISFSHPARFILVGTMNPEEGELRPQLLDRFALSVDIVGIRDARDRVLIMERNLGFEQDAEAFRKTFMPKEEELSQQIAKARELVGEVKHTSRDLLSIAALTASLNVDGHRADLVILKAARAQAAFEGRTKINDHDIALAAELALPHRIKRTPFQQAEMTTEQLQERIEQLAGQSVPEETEADESESQQNKSEEKKT; from the coding sequence ATGCCACCTATTTTTCCCTTCACAGCCATCGTAGGACAGGAACGCATGAGGCGCGCCCTCATTTTGAACGCCGTTGATACCCGCATCGGCGGCGTGTTGATTCGCGGCGAACGCGGCACAGCCAAATCCACTGCGGCGAGGTCGCTTGCCGCGTTGCTTCCCAAAGTGAAAGTCGTTGACGATTGCCGCTTCGGTTGCGACCCGGATAGACCCAACAGTTGGTGCACCGAGTGCAAAGAACGATTTAGCGGAAATAAATCCGTGCCGTCGCACACGCGCACAACGCCGTTTGTGAATCTTCCCGTCTCTGCCACCGAAGACCGCGTGGTCGGCACCCTCGACATCGAGCAAGCCATCCAAAAAGGCGAGCGCCACTTCGAGCCGGGCGTTTTGGCTGGCGCGAACCGCGGTCTGCTTTACATTGACGAAGTGAACCTGCTCGACGATCACGTGGTGGATGTTCTGCTGGACTCTGCCGCGATGGGGACCAACATGGTCGAACGCGAGGGGATTTCATTCTCGCACCCTGCCCGCTTCATTCTCGTTGGGACGATGAATCCAGAAGAGGGCGAGCTTCGTCCACAACTTTTAGATCGCTTCGCCCTCTCCGTAGACATCGTCGGCATCCGCGACGCCCGCGACCGCGTCCTCATCATGGAACGCAATCTCGGCTTCGAACAAGACGCGGAAGCCTTCCGCAAGACGTTCATGCCGAAAGAGGAAGAACTGTCCCAGCAGATCGCAAAGGCACGCGAACTCGTCGGGGAGGTAAAGCACACTAGCCGCGACCTGCTGTCCATTGCGGCGTTGACCGCTTCGCTGAATGTGGACGGTCACCGCGCCGATTTGGTCATCCTGAAAGCCGCGCGCGCCCAAGCCGCGTTCGAGGGTCGGACGAAGATCAATGATCACGACATCGCGCTTGCGGCTGAACTTGCCCTGCCCCACCGCATCAAGCGGACGCCGTTCCAACAGGCGGAGATGACGACCGAACAGTTGCAAGAACGCATCGAGCAACTGGCGGGACAATCTGTGCCTGAGGAAACTGAAGCGGACGAGTCTGAGTCGCAACAAAACAAGTCCGAGGAAAAAAAAACTTAA
- a CDS encoding S1 RNA-binding domain-containing protein, which translates to MTDQNQALPSQGSERNPQGEPKENNNQTMESLLKEQELSVDLPQAGEIRKGVIASISPSQILISIGAKSEGVVSGRELDQLTPKEIEALQVGQEVHVFVINPEDANGNVVLSMKRAQEQISWDDVEKLVTDGAVVESKIVGFNKGGLIAAVEGLRGFIPSSQIGALRRSQITGETPEQKYQKMIGQPISVRVIEVDRERRRLILSERAASTESRQSLKERVIDELEEGQTYTGRVTSLANFGAFININGADGLVHLSELSWDHIEHPREVLEVGQEVKVKVINVDREKKRIGLSVRALQDDPWRSRIEKYTVGQLVEGKITRLTKFGAFARLDDDVEGLIHISELADHRVEHPKEVIKEGETKTLRVIRIDADQHRIGLSLRKVDSAAFADKDFKLLTAEFDSEDEDPADDAPLDPPAELTEGN; encoded by the coding sequence GTGACTGACCAGAATCAAGCCCTGCCTTCCCAAGGGAGTGAGCGTAATCCGCAGGGAGAACCCAAAGAGAACAACAACCAAACGATGGAATCGTTGCTGAAAGAACAGGAACTGAGCGTAGATTTGCCTCAGGCTGGCGAGATTCGCAAAGGCGTCATTGCAAGCATTAGTCCCAGCCAGATCCTCATCAGCATCGGCGCCAAATCGGAGGGCGTGGTCTCTGGCCGCGAACTGGATCAGTTGACCCCCAAAGAAATCGAAGCGCTGCAGGTGGGGCAGGAAGTGCATGTGTTCGTGATCAATCCTGAAGACGCGAACGGCAACGTCGTCCTTTCCATGAAACGCGCCCAGGAACAAATTTCATGGGACGATGTGGAAAAACTCGTCACCGACGGCGCGGTGGTCGAAAGCAAGATCGTCGGCTTCAATAAAGGCGGGTTGATCGCCGCCGTCGAAGGCTTGCGCGGATTTATCCCCTCCTCCCAGATCGGCGCGTTGCGCCGTAGTCAGATCACCGGCGAAACCCCCGAACAAAAATATCAAAAGATGATCGGACAACCAATCTCCGTCCGCGTGATCGAAGTGGACCGCGAGCGACGACGGCTCATCCTCTCCGAGCGCGCTGCCTCCACCGAGTCGCGGCAATCGCTCAAAGAACGCGTCATTGACGAATTGGAAGAGGGTCAGACGTACACGGGGCGCGTCACCAGCCTCGCTAACTTTGGCGCCTTCATCAACATCAACGGCGCCGATGGACTCGTGCATCTCTCCGAACTTTCGTGGGATCACATCGAACACCCGCGCGAAGTCCTTGAAGTGGGGCAAGAAGTCAAAGTCAAAGTGATTAACGTTGACCGTGAAAAGAAGCGGATCGGCTTGTCCGTCCGCGCCTTGCAGGACGATCCGTGGCGCTCCCGCATCGAGAAATACACGGTCGGTCAACTTGTGGAGGGCAAGATCACGCGCCTGACAAAGTTCGGCGCCTTCGCCCGCCTCGATGATGACGTGGAAGGTTTGATTCACATCTCCGAGTTGGCGGATCATCGCGTCGAGCACCCGAAGGAAGTGATCAAGGAAGGCGAGACAAAAACCCTGCGCGTGATCCGTATTGATGCCGATCAGCACCGCATCGGGCTGAGCCTCCGCAAAGTGGACTCTGCCGCGTTCGCCGACAAAGATTTCAAACTTCTCACCGCTGAATTCGATTCGGAAGACGAAGACCCCGCCGACGACGCGCCGCTCGACCCGCCTGCGGAACTTACAGAAGGGAATTGA
- a CDS encoding membrane dipeptidase yields the protein MRIIVDSHQDLAWNMLTYKRDYTRPLAETRRLEVGTLIPERNGDSLLGWDEYQRGNVAVVFSTLFAAPARKKELWDVLWYPDFDTARKLYRDQWTFYRRWTDSHSDKFRLVRSTGELDAIIRHWSQPAREGEGHPVGMVMLMEGAEGIRSVKELPEWWEMGLRMIGLAWMGTRYCGGTTEPGPLTDEGRDLISAMADLNFILDISHMDEAAALESLDRYEGAVMASHSNCAALMKGSESNRHVPDQVIEKLIERGGVIGSVPFNTFLKVGWSRKTNSRREEVPMDAYIAHIDHVCQLAGDSLHAAIGTDFDGGFGLQSVPLGFESVADLQIIASKLRERGYSETDAENILGGNWLRFLRKNLPA from the coding sequence ATGCGTATTATCGTTGACTCGCATCAAGACCTCGCTTGGAACATGCTTACCTATAAACGCGATTACACGCGTCCGCTTGCCGAAACGCGCCGACTCGAAGTTGGCACGCTCATCCCCGAACGTAACGGGGATTCGCTCCTCGGCTGGGACGAGTATCAGCGCGGCAATGTCGCCGTCGTTTTTTCGACGTTGTTTGCCGCTCCTGCTCGCAAAAAAGAGTTGTGGGATGTGCTTTGGTATCCCGATTTTGACACCGCCCGCAAACTCTACCGCGATCAGTGGACGTTCTACCGCCGGTGGACTGATTCTCACTCTGACAAATTCCGCCTCGTTCGCTCGACGGGAGAACTGGATGCAATCATTCGGCATTGGTCCCAGCCCGCGCGTGAGGGCGAAGGTCATCCCGTCGGCATGGTCATGTTGATGGAAGGCGCGGAAGGGATTCGCTCTGTGAAAGAACTTCCCGAATGGTGGGAGATGGGCTTGCGGATGATCGGTCTCGCGTGGATGGGCACGCGCTACTGCGGCGGGACAACCGAACCCGGTCCGCTGACGGACGAGGGACGCGATTTGATCTCCGCAATGGCAGATTTGAACTTCATCCTCGATATCAGCCACATGGACGAAGCCGCCGCGTTGGAGTCGTTGGATCGCTACGAAGGCGCGGTGATGGCGAGTCACTCGAATTGCGCCGCGTTGATGAAAGGTTCCGAATCGAACCGTCATGTGCCTGACCAAGTCATTGAAAAGTTGATCGAACGCGGCGGCGTGATCGGCTCGGTGCCGTTCAATACCTTTCTGAAAGTGGGCTGGTCTCGCAAAACGAACAGCCGTCGCGAAGAAGTTCCCATGGACGCGTATATCGCGCACATTGACCATGTTTGTCAGTTGGCTGGCGATTCGCTCCATGCCGCTATCGGCACCGATTTCGACGGCGGCTTTGGCTTGCAATCGGTCCCGCTCGGGTTCGAGTCGGTTGCCGATTTGCAAATCATCGCGTCGAAATTGAGAGAACGCGGCTACTCCGAAACCGACGCGGAAAATATCCTCGGGGGCAACTGGCTGAGATTCCTCAGGAAGAATTTACCCGCATGA
- a CDS encoding M20 family metallopeptidase encodes MLKQSHAISEELIEWRRDFHMHPEIGFELHRTSKIVAEELEKMGYRVRRNVGKTGVVAEIGEGGKMVAIRADMDALPILEMNESEYVSQNKGAMHACGHDSHTAMALGAALLLSKEKLPGRVRFLFQPCEETVDEEGKSGAQRMSEEGAMEGVDWVIAQHVDPLKPAGTISINAGPSSGGVDSWHAVIKGKGGHGAHPDKTVDPFYLMAHVIIALNAIISRKINPFEPAVVSIGSINGGFAENVIPESVKISGTLRYTNEAVHQQIHAEIERAFEIVKALGGDYEIRYDFGGPPMINDAFVSEMIENVGKDLLGANNVSEIEKTLGAEDFGEFMKHAPGAMFTLGTQKAGHEGYLLHHPKFDIDERAMPIGTAMLAETAKRFLDQ; translated from the coding sequence ATGCTCAAACAATCACACGCAATATCTGAAGAACTCATCGAATGGCGGCGGGACTTCCACATGCACCCCGAGATCGGATTCGAACTGCACCGCACGTCGAAGATCGTCGCGGAGGAGTTGGAGAAGATGGGGTACCGAGTCAGGCGTAACGTCGGAAAGACCGGAGTGGTCGCTGAGATCGGCGAGGGCGGCAAGATGGTCGCAATCCGCGCAGACATGGACGCGTTGCCCATCCTAGAGATGAATGAATCTGAATATGTCTCGCAAAACAAAGGCGCGATGCATGCCTGCGGACACGACTCGCACACTGCGATGGCGCTCGGCGCGGCATTGTTGTTATCGAAAGAGAAGTTGCCAGGGCGTGTGCGGTTTTTGTTTCAGCCGTGCGAAGAGACTGTGGACGAGGAAGGCAAAAGTGGCGCGCAGAGGATGTCGGAGGAAGGCGCGATGGAGGGCGTGGACTGGGTCATCGCGCAACACGTGGACCCGTTGAAGCCAGCTGGGACAATTTCGATCAACGCGGGACCGAGTTCAGGCGGCGTGGATTCGTGGCACGCAGTCATCAAAGGCAAGGGCGGGCATGGCGCACATCCCGATAAAACCGTTGACCCATTCTATTTGATGGCGCACGTCATCATCGCATTGAACGCGATCATTTCGCGCAAGATCAATCCGTTCGAGCCTGCGGTGGTGAGCATCGGCTCGATCAACGGCGGCTTCGCAGAGAATGTGATTCCCGAATCGGTGAAGATCAGCGGCACACTGCGATACACGAACGAGGCGGTGCATCAACAAATCCACGCGGAGATCGAGCGCGCGTTCGAGATTGTCAAAGCGTTGGGCGGCGACTATGAAATTCGTTACGATTTCGGCGGACCGCCGATGATCAACGACGCGTTTGTGTCCGAGATGATCGAAAATGTGGGTAAAGATTTACTCGGCGCGAACAACGTCAGCGAGATCGAGAAAACCCTCGGAGCGGAGGACTTCGGCGAGTTTATGAAGCACGCTCCTGGGGCGATGTTCACGCTGGGCACACAAAAAGCGGGACACGAAGGTTATTTGCTCCATCATCCCAAGTTCGACATTGACGAGCGCGCCATGCCGATCGGCACGGCAATGCTAGCGGAGACGGCGAAGAGATTCTTAGATCAATAA
- a CDS encoding trimethylamine methyltransferase family protein: MQLLKFLSDDDVQAMHEATMRIMEEIGVIWTHKSSLDILTDAGCKVKENRVLFPRELVMKSADTANKRPIIRGRNGTVNELGGGNLYFHNLGGARDVFDARTGTHHAATQEDCINATRVLDALPNCNTVTPFFTPPDVPNEMMALHMFRHMLSNTTKPVQGPGIQFGHEAKYAVEMAAVVGIPAHELTLSLSPVSPLTMHDVAAQAVMDMAHAGVIHSNLPAPTGGATSPMTITGSIVQQSAETLAPLVLAQLINPGCGVVYCGRLGMLEPRTGLIWGGVELGISSAATVQLGHFYGFAVNVYGFSTNAHTLDAQNAFERGLNASLPALAGADELSGIGEMEAGVMGSFAQMALDNELAKSVLRQRQGLSADADHLAVEIIGNVMDTNRNYLASKHTLKHLRAGEMALTKLAERNSWDTWEEKMNRKQMADYAIDESERILREHTVPPLEPQQEAELDRILAAAEKETVKKR; this comes from the coding sequence ATGCAACTTCTCAAATTCTTATCCGACGACGACGTACAAGCCATGCACGAGGCGACGATGCGCATCATGGAAGAGATCGGCGTCATCTGGACTCACAAGTCCAGCCTCGACATTCTCACGGACGCGGGATGCAAGGTCAAAGAGAATCGAGTGCTGTTCCCGCGCGAGCTGGTGATGAAAAGCGCGGATACGGCGAACAAACGTCCCATCATCCGTGGGCGCAACGGCACAGTGAACGAACTTGGCGGCGGGAATCTTTACTTCCACAATCTCGGCGGGGCGCGTGACGTGTTCGACGCGCGCACGGGCACGCATCACGCCGCCACACAGGAAGATTGCATCAACGCCACGCGCGTGCTCGACGCGCTCCCCAACTGCAACACGGTCACGCCGTTTTTCACGCCGCCCGATGTGCCGAACGAGATGATGGCTCTGCACATGTTTCGTCACATGCTCTCGAACACGACGAAACCTGTTCAAGGACCTGGCATCCAATTTGGGCATGAGGCGAAATACGCGGTCGAGATGGCGGCAGTGGTCGGCATCCCCGCGCACGAACTCACGCTCTCCCTCTCCCCCGTCAGCCCGCTGACCATGCATGATGTCGCCGCGCAAGCGGTGATGGACATGGCGCACGCGGGCGTGATCCATTCCAACCTCCCTGCGCCCACTGGCGGCGCGACTTCGCCGATGACCATCACGGGCAGTATCGTGCAACAAAGCGCGGAGACTCTCGCGCCTCTCGTGCTGGCTCAACTCATCAACCCTGGATGCGGCGTTGTCTATTGCGGACGACTCGGGATGCTGGAACCGCGCACGGGACTCATTTGGGGCGGCGTCGAACTTGGCATCTCCTCGGCGGCTACGGTTCAACTCGGACATTTTTACGGGTTCGCCGTTAACGTCTACGGATTCTCCACCAACGCGCACACCCTCGACGCGCAGAACGCCTTCGAGCGCGGACTCAACGCTTCGCTCCCCGCCCTAGCTGGCGCGGACGAACTTTCGGGAATCGGCGAAATGGAAGCGGGCGTGATGGGCTCGTTCGCCCAAATGGCCTTGGATAACGAACTGGCGAAGAGCGTCCTTCGTCAACGCCAGGGTTTATCGGCGGATGCGGATCACCTCGCGGTGGAGATCATCGGCAACGTGATGGACACGAATCGAAACTACCTCGCCAGCAAACACACGCTCAAACATTTGCGCGCAGGCGAAATGGCGCTCACCAAACTCGCCGAACGAAATTCATGGGATACTTGGGAGGAGAAAATGAACCGCAAACAAATGGCAGATTACGCGATTGACGAATCCGAACGAATCCTGCGCGAACACACCGTCCCTCCGCTGGAGCCGCAACAAGAAGCGGAGTTGGATAGAATTTTGGCGGCGGCGGAAAAAGAGACGGTGAAGAAAAGGTAA